In one Rutidosis leptorrhynchoides isolate AG116_Rl617_1_P2 chromosome 8, CSIRO_AGI_Rlap_v1, whole genome shotgun sequence genomic region, the following are encoded:
- the LOC139863956 gene encoding uncharacterized protein produces MEKYREKQKNLEMVFLDLEKAYDCIQRNLIWKTLYGRSISSRYISAIMDMYETAKSCVRTPVGNTEVFTDDIVLVSESKKELNRRLEQWRVALESNGLQISRQKTEYLRCDFDENDNEQDDGVNICIGDQILHPQTSFR; encoded by the coding sequence atggagaagtatagagaaaagcaaaagaacTTAGAGATGGTTTTCTTAGACCTGGAAAAGGCTTACGATTGCATCCAACGAAACTTAATTTGGAAGACCCTATATGGTAGAAGTATCTCGAGTAGATATATTAGTGCTATCATGGATATGTATGAAACGGCGAAGTCTTGCGTTAGAACGCCGGTGGGGAATACTGAAGTTTTTACCGATGATATTGTCCTTGTGTCTGAATCTAAGAAGGAGCTTAACAGAAGATTGGAGCAATGGAGGGTGGCCTTAGAAAGTAACGGTCTACAAattagtagacaaaagacggaatatcttagaTGTGATTTCGATGAGAACGACAATGAACAAGATGATGGAGTGAACATCTGCATTGGAGACCAAATCTTGCATCCACAAACCTCATTTAGATAG